The Hemiscyllium ocellatum isolate sHemOce1 chromosome 1, sHemOce1.pat.X.cur, whole genome shotgun sequence DNA window CACTGTTAGATTAGCGTCCATAAATTGTGTAATGACTACACTTAAACATTTAATTGGCTGGCAATTACTTTGCtgtatcgagggctgaagggcctgtactgcgctgttatgttctatccCCTGTGGTTGTAAAAGGTGCAATATAAAGAAACTGGCACCAGAACAAGAAAAATAATTCCTTGAGTGTATGCATTTAGTAATGTTGGGTGGTTCAGAGATGTTTGAGAGGAGTTTTCAATTGAGAATTACTGCGTAAATTGATTCAATCTGAAAAGAGTAAAATGAGTAAAATAAGGGATTTGAAAAGTTTTCAAATGTAAAGTGCACATTATTTTCATGAAATAAAATTGAAACTAAATTAGGTCAACTGCTGGTAATATATTCTGTCTTTTTACATGTTGAAACAATAGGCTATAAAGGACAAGAACTCAAGAAAATGTACGGATTTTACAACATCAACAAATGCTGTGTACCAGTTGTCAAGCTGCTGGTTGGCATTCTTCTTCTGATGCCTCAAGGCCTTTCACTGGTTTGCCCTTCTGTTTGTCAGCGTTGTTCAAGGACTCTAGTTCAGTGCTGCAACTTGGGTTTCACATCAGTTCCTCGGAACTTTGCAAAGACCACTTCAGTTATTTACCTTAGCAGGAATAACATTTCTAATGTAATGCCTGAGGATTTAGAAGGATTTAACAGACTGTCATCGCTTTTCCTTGATAACAGCGGtctcaaggatatacatcctcaAGCTTTTATTAGTCTCATAAATTTGTATTACTTGTATTTGAATAATAACCAGATACAGTATATCAAGCAAGGGATGTTTGGAAGCCTTTCAAAACTTCGATACTTATACCTACAACACAATCACATTCTTTCTATTCCAAgaagaatattttctgatttgACTGCCCTTCGATACTTACAACTTGAAGGGAACTCTCTTCGTGTGCTCAGCAATGGAATGTTCATTGGTTTAGTGAGTCTTCATACACTGCATCTTGCTAACAACAGAATTTCCAGGCTATCTAATTCCTCATTTAATCAGCTTGCACGACTGGAGTTTCTCAATCTACAGAGCAACTACTTAACATGGATCCCGTCAAATACTTTCATTCAGCTTAAGATCCTTAAAAGCCTTATCTTATCCAATAATCCAATAAAGTTGATCCATGCTAATTCATTTAATGGATTAGGAAGTCTCAAATATCTTTACCTTGGTAATTCCAAAATAAAATCCATAGCAAAAGATGGCTTTACTGCAATGAAGAGCTTAATACATTTAACACTAAGTAACAACAGCATAATTCGCATTAATTCTGatgcttttaaaatattgtatcTTGGGTATTTGAGGCTTGACCATAATAATATATCATTTACTGAGTCTGATGCATTTGAAGGAATGGCAACAACTTTGAAAATTCTGCACTTGGCCAATAATCGTCTTGCAAATTTGCTTCCTGAGGTCCTGAGACCACTGGTCTCGCTAAATCACTTAGTAATAAATGGCAATCCCTGGGAGTGCAACTGTAACTTGCTCAGTTTGCATAGATGGCTCTTGTCATCCTCTTTGAGGTTATATATACGTTATCACAGTCCATCCCAGCTGCGTGGTAAATCCTTGCACTATGTCAGTGTAAATGAAGTTAGTGGATGTAATAACAGTTTAGTATCTTTGGGATTAGATACTGAAAAGAGATCTCCAACTACTAGCAAACTGTTAACCTCAATAAAAACAGATACCTCAAATGTTCATTTCAAGTCGGAGCACAATTCTGTAACAGTGCAAGATTTTAGAGATGTAGTATTTGCCACAGAAGGCACAGAGCAGTACACAAGCATGCTACCAGGGCAACTATCAATGGCAAATGAATCTGTAAATTTAACTACATTTGCAGCTTCTGATATGGCATCAATTTCAATCAAACCTTTGTTCATCTGTGAACAAAATTTAGAAAAGTTGAACCAAGCCTTTGACATACTCTTGGTCTTTTTCATCTTGGCCTGTGCAGcagttttattcctgatatataaAGTTCAACAGCTGCATAAGAAACTCAAGGATACTGAGGCAGAAGGAGACAATGTCCTAGAGTATTACGGTGTGTATCCATATGCAAGGTATTATGTGACAGACTCAGTCCAGGTTATACCTCCCGAATCTGTGACAAATCCAGATGTGGACCAGACCAATATCCTAAAGATAGCAGACCCTACTGAACAAGCTGAAGTTATTCTCTTTGAGCACTCAGTTTTATGATTATGTTCATATCTACAATGTACGCTGAATAGAAAGTTATCATTTATAGGCAACAGATTTTGATTTTGATCAGTTCATTAGAGTTTAAACTGTGTATGGATAATTTGTCATCATACAAGAAACCCCTGTGCAGAACAATCTATTAGTAAAATACGTATTTTTATGCAAGTCTACAGCAAAACATcaccaagttttttttttctgaagcatCGAAACACCCTGGGGTCCAACTGGACTATGTGGACCAggtatcctaacttaatctagtcccatttgccagcatttggcccatatccctctaaactcttcctattcatgtacccatccagaagtatttgtatcagcctccaccacttcctctggcatcactctctctgtgaaaaagttgtttcttacatcccttttaaatctttcccctctcaccttaaacctgtgccctgcagttttggactcctgtgccctgggaaaaaggctttaactattcaccctatccatgcccttcatgactttataaatctcttctaggtcacccctcagcctttgcgctccaggaaaatagccctggcctctccttataaaaccctccaaccctgataatattcttgtaagtcttttctgaaccctttcaagtttcacaacagcattcatatagcagggagatcagaattgaacacagtattctaaaaatggtGGTGGTGCACTATCCTGGatgccagcctatgagttctcttactcagttcaggcctagtgggactcttttgctgtcatGAGTCtgcataccagcagcaactacaatggcttgttgGCCCGGATTCTAAAGAAAACGTTAACTGTTTGGCCGACgattggctttgttttgggtttttgctgtgggctgacctatccctctgttcaggatatgtctgagtgaggctatgcaattgccctTATTCAAGTGGTGCGCACCAAGCTGGGGAAGGTGTCCACTTCTAATTGCATGCCTTGTTCAGGAAGTTATGAAAAATaacctgcatttttaaaaatctcagcaCATGGTTTTCTTTTAACAACTGCAATAGAGTATAGGTAATATGCATTTATAATTTAGGGAATGTGAAGTATTCAATTGGTGACATTCCAAAAGTTTAGTGGATTTGTTCCTTACATTACAAATAATGACCATGTATTGTTCATAAGCAATAAATATCCTAAGAAGAAATGTTTTGTGCTGAATCCTTGGGTTCTTATTCATGTTATGATAGTGCACTTATGCAAGTGTATCAATACCATGTTTTAGTCTGTCATGTTAGTAGTAGAAAGAGCTACATCTTAAGAGGTACCCTTTGAGATTTTACTGGACATGTATTACAAATTGGTCATTTTAAATTATAAAAATACCAGAAGAATAATTGAGTTAGGATGCCAAACATCTGAGATTCCAGTGTATATAGCACAGTC harbors:
- the LOC132815051 gene encoding leucine-rich repeat-containing protein 70-like; amino-acid sequence: MYGFYNINKCCVPVVKLLVGILLLMPQGLSLVCPSVCQRCSRTLVQCCNLGFTSVPRNFAKTTSVIYLSRNNISNVMPEDLEGFNRLSSLFLDNSGLKDIHPQAFISLINLYYLYLNNNQIQYIKQGMFGSLSKLRYLYLQHNHILSIPRRIFSDLTALRYLQLEGNSLRVLSNGMFIGLVSLHTLHLANNRISRLSNSSFNQLARLEFLNLQSNYLTWIPSNTFIQLKILKSLILSNNPIKLIHANSFNGLGSLKYLYLGNSKIKSIAKDGFTAMKSLIHLTLSNNSIIRINSDAFKILYLGYLRLDHNNISFTESDAFEGMATTLKILHLANNRLANLLPEVLRPLVSLNHLVINGNPWECNCNLLSLHRWLLSSSLRLYIRYHSPSQLRGKSLHYVSVNEVSGCNNSLVSLGLDTEKRSPTTSKLLTSIKTDTSNVHFKSEHNSVTVQDFRDVVFATEGTEQYTSMLPGQLSMANESVNLTTFAASDMASISIKPLFICEQNLEKLNQAFDILLVFFILACAAVLFLIYKVQQLHKKLKDTEAEGDNVLEYYGVYPYARYYVTDSVQVIPPESVTNPDVDQTNILKIADPTEQAEVILFEHSVL